From a single Sus scrofa isolate TJ Tabasco breed Duroc chromosome 13, Sscrofa11.1, whole genome shotgun sequence genomic region:
- the CSPG5 gene encoding chondroitin sulfate proteoglycan 5 isoform X2 yields MGQAEGGGPGRGPPPLLLLLGATLVLASGAVPVREARSVVEAEEQVKSVLTWEPRGNYTGEKDGPPAAGEDETSRTVPHGEHDVVSPGIGPEEALEASAAVTGTAWLETDTPGLSGVTAEAGSGDTQALPATLPTPDEALGQLPSTATPEATEASEPPSSTPGDKLNPGPEVPKESPLEVWLNLGGSTPDPHGPEPTYPFQGTLEPHPASDIIDIDYFEGLDGEGRGADLGSFPGSPGASEHHPDPGGETPSWSLLDLYDDFTPFDESDFYPTTSFYDDLDEEEEEEEDDKDAAGGGDLEDENDLLMPTGKPGLGPGTGQPTSRWHAVPPQHTLGIVPGSSIALRPRPGEPGRDLTPSENGTECRNGFVRHNGSCRSVCDLFPSYCHNGGQCYLVENIGAFCRCNTQDYIWHKGMRCESIITDFQVMCVAVGSAALVLLLLFMMTVFFAKKLYLLKTENTKLRRTKMILVLPTKSRKLSNPA; encoded by the exons ATGGGCCAAGCCGAGGGCgggggcccggggcgggggccgccgccgctgctgctgcttttgGGGGCGACGCTGGTTCTCGCCTCGGGGGCGGTGCCAG TGCGCGAGGCCCGCAGCGTCGTCGAGGCAGAGGAGCAGGTGAAGAGCGTTCTGACGTGGGAGCCTCGTGGTAACTACACCGGGGAGAAAGACGGCCCACCAGCAGCTGGAGAAGATGAGACCTCGCGGACTGTGCCCCATGGCGAGCACGACGTGGTGAGCCCTGGAATTGGGCCAGAGGAGGCGCTGGAGGCGTCGGCTGCCGTGACAGGAACAGCCTGGCTGGAGACTGACACCCCAGGCTTGAGTGGAGTGACTGCAGAGGCAGGCAGTGGAGACACCCAGGCACTTCCAGCCACGCTCCCGACTCCTGATGAGGCTCTTGGGCAGTTGCCATCCACCGCCACCCCTGAGGCTACAGAGGCCAGCGaaccaccctcctccacccctggcGACAAGCTGAACCCAGGCCCTGAGGTACCCAAGGAGAGCCCCTTGGAGGTTTGGCTGAACCTGGGAGGCAGCACCCCTGACCCTCATGGGCCAGAGCCCACGTACCCCTTTCAGGGCACACTGGAGCCCCACCCAGCGTCAGACATAATTGACATCGACTACTTTGAAGGATTGGATGGTGAGGGCCGTGGTGCAGACCTGGGTAGCTTCCCTGGGTCGCCAGGTGCCTCAGAGCACCACCCTGATCCTGGAGGAGAGACCCCTTCCTGGAGCCTTCTTGACTTATACGATGACTTCACTCCCTTTGATGAATCTGATTTCTACCCTACCACATCCTTCTATGATGACTtggatgaagaggaggaagaagaggaggatgaCAAGGATGCAGCAGGAGGTGGAGACCTGGAAGATGAAAATGACCTTCTTATGCCCACAGGGAAGCCTGGTCTGGGGCCTGGGACAGGCCAGCCCACCAGTCGGTGGCATGCTGTCCCTCCACAGCATACTCTGGGGATAGTCCCTGGCAGCAGTATTGCCCTCAGGCCCCGCCCAGGAGAGCCAGGCAGGGATCTGACCCCAAGCGAGAATGGCACTGAGTGCCGCAATGGCTTTGTGCGACATAACGGTTCCTGCCGGTCAGTGTGTGACCTCTTTCCAAGTTACTGTCACAATGGCGGCCAGTGCTACCTGGTGGAGAACATAGGGGCTTTCTGCAG GTGCAACACACAGGACTACATCTGGCACAAGGGGATGCGCTGCGAGTCCATCATCACTGACTTCCAGGTGATGTGCGTGGCTGTCGGCTCGGCCGCCCTCGTGCTGCTCCTGCTCTTCATGATGACGGTGTTCTTCGCCAAGAAGCTCTATCTGCTCAAGACGGAGAACACCAAGCTGCGGAGGACCAA gaTGATTCTAGTGCTCCCCACAAAATCCAGGAAGCTCTCAAATCCTGCCTGA
- the CSPG5 gene encoding chondroitin sulfate proteoglycan 5 isoform X1, which translates to MGQAEGGGPGRGPPPLLLLLGATLVLASGAVPVREARSVVEAEEQVKSVLTWEPRGNYTGEKDGPPAAGEDETSRTVPHGEHDVVSPGIGPEEALEASAAVTGTAWLETDTPGLSGVTAEAGSGDTQALPATLPTPDEALGQLPSTATPEATEASEPPSSTPGDKLNPGPEVPKESPLEVWLNLGGSTPDPHGPEPTYPFQGTLEPHPASDIIDIDYFEGLDGEGRGADLGSFPGSPGASEHHPDPGGETPSWSLLDLYDDFTPFDESDFYPTTSFYDDLDEEEEEEEDDKDAAGGGDLEDENDLLMPTGKPGLGPGTGQPTSRWHAVPPQHTLGIVPGSSIALRPRPGEPGRDLTPSENGTECRNGFVRHNGSCRSVCDLFPSYCHNGGQCYLVENIGAFCRCNTQDYIWHKGMRCESIITDFQVMCVAVGSAALVLLLLFMMTVFFAKKLYLLKTENTKLRRTNKFRTPSELHNDNFSLSTIAEGSHPNDDSSAPHKIQEALKSCLKEEESFNIQNSMSPKLEGGKGDQADLEVNCLQNNLT; encoded by the exons ATGGGCCAAGCCGAGGGCgggggcccggggcgggggccgccgccgctgctgctgcttttgGGGGCGACGCTGGTTCTCGCCTCGGGGGCGGTGCCAG TGCGCGAGGCCCGCAGCGTCGTCGAGGCAGAGGAGCAGGTGAAGAGCGTTCTGACGTGGGAGCCTCGTGGTAACTACACCGGGGAGAAAGACGGCCCACCAGCAGCTGGAGAAGATGAGACCTCGCGGACTGTGCCCCATGGCGAGCACGACGTGGTGAGCCCTGGAATTGGGCCAGAGGAGGCGCTGGAGGCGTCGGCTGCCGTGACAGGAACAGCCTGGCTGGAGACTGACACCCCAGGCTTGAGTGGAGTGACTGCAGAGGCAGGCAGTGGAGACACCCAGGCACTTCCAGCCACGCTCCCGACTCCTGATGAGGCTCTTGGGCAGTTGCCATCCACCGCCACCCCTGAGGCTACAGAGGCCAGCGaaccaccctcctccacccctggcGACAAGCTGAACCCAGGCCCTGAGGTACCCAAGGAGAGCCCCTTGGAGGTTTGGCTGAACCTGGGAGGCAGCACCCCTGACCCTCATGGGCCAGAGCCCACGTACCCCTTTCAGGGCACACTGGAGCCCCACCCAGCGTCAGACATAATTGACATCGACTACTTTGAAGGATTGGATGGTGAGGGCCGTGGTGCAGACCTGGGTAGCTTCCCTGGGTCGCCAGGTGCCTCAGAGCACCACCCTGATCCTGGAGGAGAGACCCCTTCCTGGAGCCTTCTTGACTTATACGATGACTTCACTCCCTTTGATGAATCTGATTTCTACCCTACCACATCCTTCTATGATGACTtggatgaagaggaggaagaagaggaggatgaCAAGGATGCAGCAGGAGGTGGAGACCTGGAAGATGAAAATGACCTTCTTATGCCCACAGGGAAGCCTGGTCTGGGGCCTGGGACAGGCCAGCCCACCAGTCGGTGGCATGCTGTCCCTCCACAGCATACTCTGGGGATAGTCCCTGGCAGCAGTATTGCCCTCAGGCCCCGCCCAGGAGAGCCAGGCAGGGATCTGACCCCAAGCGAGAATGGCACTGAGTGCCGCAATGGCTTTGTGCGACATAACGGTTCCTGCCGGTCAGTGTGTGACCTCTTTCCAAGTTACTGTCACAATGGCGGCCAGTGCTACCTGGTGGAGAACATAGGGGCTTTCTGCAG GTGCAACACACAGGACTACATCTGGCACAAGGGGATGCGCTGCGAGTCCATCATCACTGACTTCCAGGTGATGTGCGTGGCTGTCGGCTCGGCCGCCCTCGTGCTGCTCCTGCTCTTCATGATGACGGTGTTCTTCGCCAAGAAGCTCTATCTGCTCAAGACGGAGAACACCAAGCTGCGGAGGACCAA CAAATTCCGGACCCCATCTGAGCTCCACAACGATAACTTCTCCCTCTCCACCATTGCCGAGGGCTCTCACCCAAAC gaTGATTCTAGTGCTCCCCACAAAATCCAGGAAGCTCTCAAATCCTGCCTGAAAGAAGAGGAGTCATTTAACATCCAGAACTCCATGTCACCCAAACTAGAGGGTGGCAAAGGTGACCAGGCCGACTTGGAGGTGAACTGTCTTCAGAACAACTTAACCTAA